A stretch of the Geovibrio thiophilus genome encodes the following:
- a CDS encoding nickel-dependent hydrogenase large subunit, with the protein MADRIVVDPITRIEGHLRIEAKVENGVITDAWSSSTMFRGIEKILQGRDPRDAWYITQRFCGVCTTVHSIASIRAVENAVGMKVPFNAEMIRNVIMGMQYVQDHVIHFYHLHALDWVDIVSALSADPVKTAALQESISDWKYSSADYFRGIQERLAAFAKTGRLGPFGNAYWGHPAYKLPPEANLMAASHYLQALEVQKEIIKVHAILGSKNPHPQTFLTGGMSIPCDPNSQNAINADKIAMIMECNKIAKEFVEKVYVPDIIAVAPFYLDWAAIGKTSGNYMSYGEFPDGREGYPNNLWLPAGIIKNGDLSTVHPVDHTKITEDVVHSWYKDTGPRHPWEGATDQKYTGPKPPYEFLDVEQKYSFVKSPRYEGAPMEVGPLSRMLVAYASGHKEVQDAVNYVLTTLGVGPEVLFSTLGRTAARAVETLVVAGKMETWLMALAANINTGDYAIQDNSKWDPTTWPVQAQGYGWHEAPRGALGHWIVIQNKEIKNYQAVVPSTWNAAPRDDKGVRSPYEEALIGTPIADPERPLEILRTIHSYDPCLACAVHVYDEKNELKSKVQIL; encoded by the coding sequence TTGACCCCATTACCAGAATTGAGGGGCATTTAAGAATAGAGGCAAAGGTAGAAAACGGCGTCATAACCGACGCGTGGTCAAGCAGCACCATGTTCCGCGGCATAGAGAAAATCCTTCAGGGGCGTGACCCCCGCGACGCGTGGTACATTACCCAGAGGTTCTGCGGAGTCTGTACCACAGTTCACTCCATAGCCTCCATCAGGGCTGTGGAAAACGCCGTGGGGATGAAGGTTCCCTTCAATGCAGAGATGATCAGAAACGTTATCATGGGGATGCAGTATGTGCAGGACCACGTGATACATTTCTATCACCTCCACGCTCTGGACTGGGTGGATATAGTATCAGCCCTGTCTGCCGATCCGGTTAAGACGGCGGCTCTTCAGGAGTCGATCTCCGACTGGAAATACAGCAGCGCGGACTACTTCAGGGGCATACAGGAGAGGCTTGCCGCCTTCGCTAAAACAGGCAGGCTCGGACCCTTCGGCAACGCGTACTGGGGACACCCCGCGTACAAGCTTCCGCCGGAGGCTAACCTTATGGCTGCTTCCCATTATCTTCAGGCTCTTGAGGTGCAGAAAGAGATAATCAAGGTGCACGCCATCCTCGGCTCCAAAAACCCGCACCCGCAGACCTTCCTCACAGGCGGCATGTCCATCCCATGCGATCCGAACAGCCAGAACGCTATCAACGCCGACAAGATAGCAATGATCATGGAATGCAACAAAATAGCGAAAGAGTTCGTGGAAAAGGTATATGTTCCGGACATCATAGCGGTTGCCCCCTTCTACCTTGACTGGGCGGCAATAGGCAAAACCTCCGGCAACTATATGTCCTACGGCGAATTTCCCGACGGAAGGGAGGGTTATCCCAATAACCTCTGGCTTCCCGCCGGAATAATTAAAAACGGTGATCTTTCAACAGTTCATCCCGTTGACCATACGAAAATAACTGAGGATGTTGTTCACTCATGGTATAAGGACACGGGTCCCAGACACCCGTGGGAAGGCGCAACCGATCAGAAATATACAGGTCCCAAGCCTCCCTATGAATTTCTCGACGTTGAGCAGAAATACTCCTTCGTGAAATCGCCCAGATATGAAGGCGCTCCCATGGAGGTCGGTCCTCTGTCAAGGATGCTTGTAGCCTACGCCTCAGGTCATAAAGAGGTTCAGGATGCGGTAAACTATGTACTTACCACGCTCGGGGTGGGTCCGGAAGTTCTGTTCTCAACCCTTGGCAGAACAGCCGCAAGAGCAGTGGAAACACTTGTAGTTGCAGGAAAAATGGAAACATGGCTTATGGCTCTCGCCGCTAATATCAATACAGGCGACTACGCCATACAGGATAACTCCAAGTGGGATCCCACCACATGGCCTGTGCAGGCTCAGGGTTACGGCTGGCACGAAGCTCCCAGAGGCGCTCTCGGTCACTGGATAGTTATCCAGAACAAGGAGATCAAGAATTATCAGGCTGTTGTCCCCTCAACATGGAACGCTGCTCCCCGAGATGACAAGGGTGTGAGAAGCCCATATGAGGAAGCTCTCATCGGAACTCCAATAGCGGATCCTGAAAGACCTCTTGAAATTCTCAGAACCATACACTCGTACGATCCGTGCCTCGCATGCGCAGTGCATGTGTATGATGAAAAGAACGAACTGAAAAGCAAGGTTCAGATACTGTAA
- a CDS encoding HyaD/HybD family hydrogenase maturation endopeptidase produces MRLLVLGIGNVLMNDDAAGALVVRSLEEKYADADENLRVIEGGTLGLDLLPLVEWADRLVLADAVDLNLPAGTVVKIEGEDVAPVFESKLSPHQMGMKDLLLTAELAGYRPPEVVLYGIQVKSIQMDMTLSPEVAEGCPKLRHYIEDEIENFLSARAEAE; encoded by the coding sequence ATGAGGCTTCTTGTTCTGGGAATCGGCAACGTGCTTATGAATGACGATGCTGCGGGTGCGCTTGTCGTCCGCAGTCTGGAGGAGAAGTACGCGGATGCGGATGAGAATCTCCGTGTGATAGAGGGAGGAACCCTCGGTCTTGATCTGCTTCCTCTTGTGGAATGGGCGGACAGACTTGTGCTTGCAGATGCGGTGGATTTGAATTTACCTGCCGGAACTGTGGTTAAGATAGAGGGTGAGGATGTTGCCCCTGTTTTCGAGAGTAAACTTTCACCCCACCAGATGGGGATGAAGGATCTGCTGCTCACCGCCGAGCTTGCCGGATACCGCCCGCCGGAGGTTGTTCTTTACGGTATTCAGGTTAAATCCATCCAGATGGATATGACACTCTCCCCCGAAGTTGCCGAAGGCTGTCCGAAGCTAAGGCATTATATTGAGGATGAAATAGAAAATTTTCTCTCCGCCCGTGCAGAGGCAGAATAA
- the dapF gene encoding diaminopimelate epimerase, with product MGIAFWKMSGSGNDFIIIDNRDGKMNKFDPRQFIPKICARSLSVGADGVFYIENSDEADFQWQFFNSDASVAEMCGNGARCVARYAFLNGIAGKNMRFKTLAGIIEAEIKESVNVKVLMTKPFDYKKGIVLDVAGSKRELSFINTGVPHAVILTDDIDTFDVFNTGRAVRYHDYFAPKGTNFNVYAKTGESSFKIRTYERGVENETLACGTGSVACAICAVKDGIAKSPVTLRTMGGTDLMVHIESDEKVFLEGEARVIYTGEFTEESYMY from the coding sequence ATGGGTATTGCGTTCTGGAAAATGAGCGGAAGCGGGAACGATTTTATCATCATTGACAACCGTGACGGCAAAATGAATAAGTTCGATCCCCGACAGTTTATACCGAAAATATGCGCACGGAGTCTTTCCGTCGGCGCTGACGGTGTTTTTTACATAGAAAATTCGGACGAAGCGGATTTTCAATGGCAGTTTTTCAACTCAGACGCTTCAGTGGCGGAAATGTGCGGAAACGGCGCCAGATGTGTCGCCAGATATGCCTTTCTCAACGGAATAGCCGGAAAAAACATGCGCTTTAAGACTCTTGCGGGAATTATAGAAGCGGAGATCAAGGAGAGCGTTAACGTCAAGGTACTTATGACTAAGCCTTTTGACTACAAAAAAGGCATAGTGCTTGACGTTGCGGGCAGCAAACGGGAGCTGTCCTTCATCAACACCGGAGTCCCCCATGCCGTTATCCTCACAGATGATATTGACACCTTTGATGTTTTCAATACAGGCAGAGCGGTGCGCTACCATGATTACTTCGCGCCGAAGGGAACAAACTTCAACGTTTATGCCAAAACGGGCGAAAGCTCATTTAAGATAAGAACATACGAAAGAGGCGTGGAGAACGAAACCCTCGCCTGCGGCACAGGCTCAGTTGCCTGCGCCATATGCGCCGTTAAGGACGGCATTGCGAAAAGTCCGGTAACTCTCCGCACTATGGGCGGAACAGACCTCATGGTACACATCGAAAGCGACGAAAAGGTGTTCCTTGAGGGCGAGGCAAGGGTGATTTACACCGGAGAGTTCACCGAAGAATCCTATATGTACTGA
- the dapA gene encoding 4-hydroxy-tetrahydrodipicolinate synthase: MFRGSFVAIATPMKNGKVDEESLRNLIEFQIESGTDGVVPCGTTGESATLTYEEHCRVIEIVIDQVKKRVPVVAGSGSNSTHESIFLTQHAQKAGADGALVITPYYNKPTQEGLYQHFKAIAESVKIPLLLYNVPGRTAVNVLPQTVIRLSKVDNIVGIKEASGSMDQAGEIIAGTDSSFALLSGEDSLTYPLYCIGAKGVISASTNVVAKDMGDMWDSFEKGDMETARKLHYKLLPVFKALFLETNPIPVKKALYLMGLAGDEIRLPLVPMTEEGTAKLRTALTNAGIKLTR; this comes from the coding sequence ATGTTCAGAGGCAGCTTTGTAGCTATAGCGACCCCCATGAAAAACGGAAAGGTTGATGAGGAAAGTTTAAGAAACCTTATTGAGTTCCAGATAGAGAGCGGCACGGACGGTGTTGTCCCCTGCGGAACCACAGGCGAATCAGCCACACTCACTTATGAAGAGCATTGCAGAGTAATTGAAATAGTCATAGATCAGGTGAAGAAACGTGTTCCTGTTGTTGCGGGCTCAGGCTCAAACAGCACTCATGAGTCGATATTTCTCACGCAGCACGCGCAGAAGGCGGGCGCCGACGGAGCGCTTGTTATCACCCCGTACTATAATAAACCCACGCAGGAAGGGCTTTATCAGCACTTTAAAGCTATAGCCGAGTCCGTGAAGATTCCTCTTCTGCTTTACAATGTTCCCGGCAGAACCGCCGTTAACGTGCTTCCGCAGACTGTTATCAGGCTTTCAAAAGTCGACAATATCGTCGGCATCAAGGAAGCCAGCGGTTCAATGGATCAGGCGGGTGAAATTATCGCCGGAACAGATTCCTCATTCGCGCTTCTCAGCGGCGAGGATTCACTCACCTATCCCCTTTACTGCATAGGCGCAAAGGGAGTGATCTCCGCCTCCACAAATGTTGTGGCGAAAGATATGGGCGATATGTGGGACTCTTTTGAGAAAGGGGACATGGAGACTGCAAGAAAGCTCCACTACAAGCTGCTCCCCGTGTTCAAGGCTCTTTTCCTTGAAACAAACCCCATACCCGTTAAAAAGGCTCTGTATCTTATGGGGCTTGCGGGTGATGAGATCAGGCTTCCCCTTGTGCCCATGACGGAGGAAGGAACAGCGAAACTCAGAACCGCACTTACAAACGCGGGCATAAAATTGACAAGGTAA
- the dapB gene encoding 4-hydroxy-tetrahydrodipicolinate reductase, with protein MDKVKVCMVGAAGKMGRRIICLLAESDKAELKGALEHSASSFLSMDAGEVAGCGKNGVSITSDLGTAVKGCDVIIDFTGCEPTMHALPGYVRFGVPAVIGSTGFTPEQTEKLKEASEKMPLLVSPNMSLGVNLTFKVLEMVAKAIGNTYDIEIVEAHHRLKKDAPSGTAMKMGEVVANATGRNIDKDGAFCRKGIIGERTDREIGMQTLRAGDIVGEHTVMFCGQGERIEITHRAHTRDTFAQGAISAAAWLKGKDKGLYNMYDVLGL; from the coding sequence ATGGATAAGGTTAAAGTTTGTATGGTCGGCGCCGCAGGCAAAATGGGGCGCCGCATAATCTGCCTTCTGGCGGAAAGTGATAAGGCGGAGCTGAAAGGCGCTCTGGAACATTCGGCAAGCTCATTTCTGAGTATGGACGCGGGAGAAGTGGCAGGCTGCGGCAAAAACGGCGTGAGCATAACTTCGGATCTTGGTACTGCTGTGAAAGGTTGTGATGTCATTATAGATTTCACAGGCTGCGAGCCGACAATGCACGCTCTCCCCGGATATGTGCGCTTTGGTGTACCTGCCGTCATCGGCAGCACGGGCTTTACTCCGGAGCAGACTGAGAAGCTTAAGGAAGCATCGGAGAAAATGCCTCTTCTTGTTTCCCCGAATATGAGCCTCGGCGTTAACCTCACCTTCAAGGTGCTTGAAATGGTGGCGAAAGCCATAGGAAATACATACGACATAGAGATTGTGGAGGCTCACCACAGGCTTAAAAAAGACGCTCCCAGCGGAACAGCCATGAAGATGGGCGAGGTTGTGGCGAATGCCACAGGACGCAACATCGACAAGGACGGAGCTTTCTGCCGTAAAGGCATAATCGGTGAGCGCACCGACAGAGAGATCGGAATGCAGACCCTCCGCGCGGGCGATATTGTCGGCGAGCATACTGTTATGTTCTGCGGTCAGGGCGAGCGCATAGAGATAACCCACAGGGCGCACACCAGAGATACCTTCGCTCAGGGAGCAATCTCCGCCGCCGCATGGCTGAAGGGGAAAGATAAAGGTCTGTACAATATGTACGATGTGCTTGGGCTGTAG
- a CDS encoding cysteine-rich CWC family protein, protein MRESADKCPMCGQDNKCAALKKSNGTCWCVGKPPLPSEILTQYEWRPCFCENCYDKIIAQSKQNQQ, encoded by the coding sequence ATGCGGGAATCTGCTGACAAATGCCCTATGTGCGGGCAAGACAATAAGTGCGCTGCGCTGAAAAAATCAAACGGCACATGCTGGTGTGTGGGCAAGCCTCCGCTTCCTTCGGAGATTCTCACTCAGTACGAATGGCGTCCCTGCTTCTGTGAAAACTGTTACGATAAAATAATTGCGCAGTCAAAGCAGAATCAGCAGTAA
- a CDS encoding PilZ domain-containing protein, whose translation MLKDCIFEKGEFISVFSGYYENENGAAPDHEILFGAGQFFDNCFTDIPGSKPAEDFSNAVRDAGQNGQTVVVPLTRAIAWALCRICDDIKNSPVKQGSHARLLEALELLRKPLKKLETTDGSEVRDMFRFIKNNDTTAKLLNSYKGLRVFHSAEILEICGDDRIIMQVHPEQIKALEIEGYTCITHKLLPQQITADVKSMDSASGVVEFVNLVILKKPFDRRKIYRLQPEKPITAVLFAEGNRTEVEIVDVSLRGISLRLRENTVGSESEVRISFTLPLDEGKEMILRGKLKYIFCEEICKMGLETFPDHSQEALIKRYLIERMKKIEKELT comes from the coding sequence ATGCTGAAAGACTGCATATTTGAAAAAGGCGAGTTTATTTCGGTGTTCAGCGGATATTACGAAAATGAGAACGGAGCGGCGCCGGATCATGAAATTCTTTTCGGAGCCGGACAGTTTTTTGACAACTGCTTCACCGATATTCCCGGAAGCAAGCCGGCGGAGGATTTCAGCAATGCCGTAAGAGACGCGGGACAGAACGGACAGACTGTGGTGGTTCCGCTTACCAGAGCTATAGCGTGGGCGCTGTGCAGAATTTGTGATGATATAAAAAACAGCCCAGTGAAGCAGGGTTCACATGCCCGCCTTCTGGAAGCGCTTGAACTTCTCCGCAAGCCGCTGAAAAAGTTAGAAACAACAGACGGCTCCGAAGTAAGAGATATGTTCAGGTTCATAAAGAACAACGATACTACCGCAAAGCTGCTTAATTCATATAAAGGGTTAAGGGTCTTTCACTCCGCTGAGATACTGGAGATCTGCGGGGATGACCGCATTATAATGCAGGTGCATCCTGAACAGATAAAGGCTCTTGAGATTGAAGGTTATACATGTATTACCCATAAGCTTCTTCCCCAGCAGATCACTGCGGATGTCAAAAGCATGGACTCTGCAAGCGGCGTTGTTGAGTTCGTCAATCTTGTTATCCTGAAAAAACCTTTTGACAGAAGGAAGATCTACCGCCTCCAACCGGAGAAGCCCATTACCGCGGTGCTTTTTGCGGAAGGAAACCGCACAGAGGTTGAGATTGTCGATGTTTCTCTGCGAGGAATTTCACTCCGCCTGAGAGAGAATACTGTCGGCTCCGAATCGGAAGTCAGAATCAGCTTTACGCTCCCGCTCGATGAGGGCAAGGAGATGATTCTTCGGGGCAAGCTGAAATATATTTTCTGCGAAGAGATCTGCAAGATGGGGCTTGAGACCTTTCCTGATCATTCGCAGGAGGCTCTCATTAAGAGGTATCTCATCGAAAGGATGAAGAAAATAGAAAAAGAACTCACCTGA